One part of the Salmo salar chromosome ssa10, Ssal_v3.1, whole genome shotgun sequence genome encodes these proteins:
- the LOC106613803 gene encoding C2 calcium-dependent domain-containing protein 4C, which translates to MWVLDKIRGSVETTVLRRGDNGDKEGNTPAYSNVLTPDKIPDFFIPPKLVSCPPEPDTLDVVKPKEGLWLSASEQTIGSKKISSPQSPCLVVKLTGDTKNLLRAANRHIIQIESADDVVAGDTNADPQSQTAMSLPYVPKTQTSYGFATLMESPHTRRKESLFHCDQTSPLTSPNCQRKGKSSVSEGNHLNPPDFNASHNPYRYFSGGESDTCSSAESSPFNSPLLSRSASLLKIFTHETQAKVVKAKSKFARHSSLSTDECSSAEPSPNVLRRLHSPSLHGSGPSDREHTINLHNGGRVRLSADYDAGTARLRIRVRAAEELYDKVYDIKSINCCVSLYLNPGKLQKQRSTIIKNSRNPVFNEDFFFDSVTSVQVKNLAVKIKVVNKGTSLKRDTLLGEREIPLEKLIHDL; encoded by the coding sequence ATGTGGGTTCTGGACAAGATCCGTGGGTCGGTAGAGACCACTGTACTCAGGCGGGGGGACAATGGGGACAAGGAGGGCAATACTCCAGCCTACAGCAATGTTCTCACCCCTGATAAGATCCCTGACTTCTTTATTCCCCCCAAGCTGGTCTCCTGCCCCCCAGAGCCTGACACCCTGGACGTCGTCAAGCCCAAGGAGGGCCTTTGGCTCTCGGCCTCTGAGCAGACCATTGGCAGTAAGAAAATCAGCAGTCCTCAAAGTCCTTGTCTGGTCGTCAAGCTGACTGGGGACACCAAGAACCTGCTGAGGGCAGCAAACCGTCACATCATCCAGATAGAGAGCGCTGATGATGTGGTGGCAGGGGACACTAATGCTGACCCTCAGTCTCAGACCGCTATGTCACTGCCCTACGTCCCCAAGACCCAGACTTCCTATGGTTTTGCCACTTTGATGGAGAGCCCCCACACCCGCCGCAAGGAGTCCCTGTTCCACTGTGACCAGACCAGCCCCCTGACCTCCCCCAACTGCCAGCGGAAGGGGAAGAGCAGCGTCAGCGAGGGCAACCACCTCAACCCCCCTGACTTCAATGCCTCTCACAACCCGTACCGCTACTTTAGCGGAGGGGAGAGTGACACCTGTTCCTCGGCTGAGTCCTCTCCCTTCAACTCCCCGCTGCTCTCCCGCTCTGCCTCGCTGCTCAAGATCTTCACACATGAGACGCAGGCCAAGGTGGTGAAGGCCAAGAGCAAGTTTGCCCGCCACAGCTCCTTATCCACAGACGAGTGCAGCTCGGCCGAGCCCAGTCCCAACGTGCTGCGGCGTCTCCACTCCCCTTCCCTCCACGGCAGTGGGCCGTCGGACCGTGAGCACACCATTAACCTGCACAATGGTGGCAGGGTGAGGCTAAGCGCCGACTACGATGCCGGCACGGCCCGCCTGCGCATCCGTGTTCGGGCTGCCGAAGAGCTATACGACAAGGTGTACGACATCAAGAGCATCAACTGCTGCGTGTCGCTGTACCTGAACCCTGGCAAGCTGCAGAAACAGAGGAGCACTATCATCAAGAACAGCCGGAATCCTGTGTTCAATGAAGACTTCTTCTTTGACTCTGTGACCTCAGTGCAGGTGAAGAACCTGGCAGTGAAGATCAAGGTGGTGAATAAGGGCACCAGCCTGAAGAGAGACACTCTGCTCGGGGAGAGAGAGATCCCTCTGGAGAAGCTGATCCATGACCTCTAG